A single Drosophila miranda strain MSH22 chromosome XR, D.miranda_PacBio2.1, whole genome shotgun sequence DNA region contains:
- the LOC117186546 gene encoding 60S ribosomal protein L7-like — MPATVVKKPAAKKLPAVQESKLKFSKKQISKRAAESKRRLKRAAVIALRKKENLVHAEKYQNEYIKSDQREIKLRRLAKKRNQFYVPAEAKLAFVVRIRGINKVAPKVRKVLQLFRLRQINNGVFIKLNKATINMLRIAEPYITWGYPNLKSVRELIYKRGYVKHSRQRVPITDNFVIERKLRQAHNIQCVEDLVHEIFTVGPNFKYASNFLWPFKLNTPTGGWRKKANHYVNGVDFGNREDHINRLLRKMV, encoded by the coding sequence ATGCCTGCTACGGTCGTCAAGAAACCTGCAGCTAAGAAGCTGCCCGCTGTGCAGGAATCAAAGCTGAAATTCAGCAAGAAACAAATCAGCAAACGTGCCGCTGAGTCAAAGCGTCGTCTTAAGCGCGCCGCTGTGATTGCGCTGCGCAAGAAGGAAAATCTGGTCCATGCCGAAAAGTACCAGAATGAGTACATCAAATCTGACCAGCGTGAGATTAAGCTGCGTCGCCTGGCCAAGAAGCGCAACCAGTTTTATGTGCCCGCAGAGGCCAAGCTGGCATTTGTCGTGCGTATCCGTGGTATCAACAAGGTGGCCCCCAAGGTTCGCAAAGTTTTGCAGCTGTTCCGATTGCGCCAAATCAACAATGGTGTCTTCATCAAGTTGAACAAGGCTACCATCAACATGCTGCGTATTGCCGAGCCCTACATCACCTGGGGCTACCCCAACCTGAAGTCGGTGCGCGAGCTTATTTACAAGCGCGGTTATGTCAAGCACAGCCGTCAGCGTGTCCCCATCACTGATAACTTTGTGATTGAGCGTAAACTGCGCCAGGCTCACAATATTCAGTGCGTTGAGGATTTGGTCCATGAGATTTTCACCGTTGGACCCAATTTCAAGTACGCCTCCAACTTCCTGTGGCCGTTTAAGCTAAACACCCCCACCGGTGGCTGGCGCAAGAAGGCCAATCACTACGTTAACGGAGTTGATTTCGGCAACCGTGAAGACCACATCAACCGACTGTTGCGCAAAATGGTCTAA